DNA sequence from the Miscanthus floridulus cultivar M001 unplaced genomic scaffold, ASM1932011v1 fs_722_1_2, whole genome shotgun sequence genome:
TCGTCCAGGACGAGGATCTTGCTCCGCTTCAGGATTACCCTACCAAGGCATACAAGCTGACGCTGACCCACGCTCCAGTTCTCGCCGTTCTCTATCACTGCAACCCAACAGATTGAGAGGACTTCAGAATATTATCAACGGGAACATGCGCACCTTCTGCATTTTTTGGAACCTAGTACTAGGCTAGGAATGTGAATAGTGTGGGATGTGAAAAGTGTGGAAGAAAAGAACTACTGTAGTGTTGGACCTGGTGAGTCAAGCTTGTGTTCCTTCCTCCTCACCTCATCACCTAACTGACAGCAATCCAAGGCCTGGAATCAAGAGTAACAGATGGATGCTGCAACTTAGCTAAAATTGTTATGTGAGAGTGTAATGTAACAAATGACAAGCCTTGAGCATATGAAAGGTGAAATTACCTCCCAGATTTGACTGTCAGTGTACTCCCCAAGAGGGTCAAGGTTACTTCTCACAGTCCCCTCGAACATGGTTGGCTCTTGTGGAATGATGCTCAGTCTAGATCTCAGATCGTGCAGACCAATGGTGCAAATGTCGACGCTGTCTATTAGTATCTGGCCAATAGTTGGGTCCACGATACGGAAAAGAGCCTGTATAAGGGTGGATTTGCCGCTTCCTGTTCTTCCAACAATACCGGTCTTCAGGCCTCCAGGGAAGGTGACTGTAAGTCCCTTCAGAACAAATGGCAGCTGCGGGGCATATTTCACCTGCATCAAACTAGAAGTTAAGGGCACATTGCACCTAAAACAGTTCTTTCGCTGTCTTTTTACCAGACTTGATTTATGTCAGTTCAATAACAATGAGGAATCATGCAGCTTCTTCAGAACAACATTGCCATGCAGAAAAAAAAGAGGATTTACATGGAGGTCGTGGAGCTGAATTTCTCCTTCGGATGGCCAGTTATGAGCCAGCTTATCTTCTGACATGGAAAGAGGTGGCTCTGCAGGAATGCTTATATATTGCAGAATTCTCTCTACTGATATAATCTTGTTCTCCAAAGTGCACATGCTCCAGACAACCCATGCTTGCAGCATGTTCAGGTTAAGCCCATATGTGACTGCAAGACCAGCAATTCCTGAAAGTAGGATGTAATGTTAGTTACAAGCTCTCTTCAACTCAGACCATTTTTATTAACAAACAATTGAGTGGAACAACAAAAACTGTTCAAAACTGACGTGATACCTGGATCGATGAAACCCGTGGGTAGATTGATCAAGAATATTAAAGAGAATGCAAATGTAAGAGATGACAGCACATCCAGGCGAAAGCAAAGCCATTCCATTGCTCCAGCATTGTAGAATTTCGGTCTGGAGTAGGCATCCATTAGATGGCTATTTGCCGATACAAACTGATTTTCCTTGCCAAAACTTCTGATGGTGGTTGATCCTGTTATTGATTCTGCAAAATGCTGTATGATAGGAGCTTTGCAAACACCTACTAGCCTTTGCAGCTCCCTGGCTGTATCAATGTAGTATCGCTGCAAAAAAAGGCAGGTCAATTAGATACCTATGACTAGATCTATGATGAAGGGGATAAAGGTGGCCAATCGTACCTGATACCAGAAACAGGTAGCAACTACAGGAATGAAAACAACAAACACCTGCCATGCAACCTGAGACATCACAGCAATGATTCCAACAAGTTGTATGACAGCAAATGCAACAGAACCCATCTGGTATGCAATGCTGGTGTCCACTTCGCTCTGCTCAGTGGAAGCCTGAAAAGTTTGAAGCATCTGTTAGCATAGTCCAAGAAAATAAGTAGAACTTGCGAAATTGTTCACATGAAGATGACTTACTCTGTTCAAGATGCGCCCACTCGGAGTGGAATCAAAGAAAGACATAGGAGCTCTAAATATGGACATGTGCATCTTGTCGAATAATAGAGTCGCTGTCTTGTATGAGGCTGTTACAAGAAACAACGCTCTTAGGAGGACGCACAACGAGCTTCCAACAGCCAATGCGATATAGACATATATCAGTGTTGACATGCTCACTGGAGGCTCAACGTCCTTTGAGACGGGAGCAGCCCAAGCCATCCAGTAATTGCTCCCAATTTGTAAGACTTGGAAAAGTAGCTGTCCAAGCAACACTAACGGTACAAGTGCACCCTTATAAGCTAAGGTGAGGTACTTCCAGTAGACCCAAAACCCAACCTtgcctttctctctttcttcttcctgCACCAGCTGTCCACTCTGATTGTTCCCTTCGTCCTGTTTATCTTTCTTCTCAGCTGACGATAGAGCTCTGGTCAGTTTTGCTGTACCTCTGGAAGGGGATCCCTCGTTGCTTACGTTTGCAGCATCGATTGTGTCCAATTCTGCGAGTGCATCCTTGTGTGCACCAACTAGCTCCATGAACTCTTTTCCTgaaccaagtatttcattgtatTTTCCTGCTTGTGCTATTTTGCCATCTTTCATCACCTATAACACAGTCCTAGTAAGGAGAGGCATCCGTTTTATTGCAATGAATAATGGATGGAAGTTTTACCAATGAAATTCTCACCAAAATAAGGTCAGCTGCCGGTAGGAATTCAATCTGATGAGTAACATAAACTACTGTTTTTGAAGACAGAGCCCCGAGCAAGCATTCCTGCAAAAATAAGCAGGCACCAGTGTTTGAAACTTCTACTGAACATAAAAGGTTAAGCTTAAGCATAACAAATTGTGTACCTTGAAAAGGTGGGACCCTGTATGAGCATCAACAGCACTGAATGGGTCATCGAACAAATAGATGTCTGCTTCCTGATACAAAGCGCGGGCTATCTGAATCCTTTGCTTCTGCCCACCACTCAGGTTGATCCCTCGCTCTCCGATGACAGTTTGGTCACCGAATGGCAAGATCTCCAAGTCTTTCTTCAGTGAACACGACTCAAGGACTCTTTCATATTTGTCCATGTCCATCTCCTTGCCAAACAATATGTTGTCCTGAATTTTGCCACTCTGTATCCATGCTGACTGGCTGACATAAGCCGTCATCCCGCAAATCTTAACCTCTCCTGACAACTTTGGGATCTCACCAAGAATGCAAGATAGCAAGCTCGATTTACCAGAGCCCACTGTCCCACAAACTGCAACACGCATGCCTTGCTGAGCTTGGAAGTTCAGGTCCTTCAGCGTTGGCAATTCCGGTGAGGCATCCCAGGAGAAGCACCCGTTGGTGACCTCAATTGCAACATCTGAACTACCATTTGGCAACCTCTGCACAGCATCAGTCGGCAATTCCTCAAGACATAGGAATGATGCTATCCTGTCCAGAGACACCTTGGTCTGGATCACCATTGAGATCGTGTCAGGAAGGTTGTATATTGGCTCCTGCAGCACGCGGAACGTGGCCAAAGCAGAAAGCACTTTCCCTGACTCCAATGGAATCCCCATGAGCATGCACGCCCCAAAGGTCACCACAGCAACGAAAGTCGGGGCCCCCCAGAACACAAAGGTAACCAAAGTCGATGTGTAGAGGTATTTCTTCAGCCAATTTGTCTCTGTCTTCCTCAACTCAATGATCTTGGACAAGAACTTCATCTCCCACCCCTGCAGCTTCAGAATCCGCATGTTGCGCAGGATCTCAGACGTTGCCTTCATCCTGACATCCTTGCAGTCCATGAGCTTCTGCTGGAACTTCTCCTGCATTCGCCCAGGAGGCACATTGGCAAGCATGACGACCACGGTGGCTCCAAGTGCGGCGAGGGAAGCGAGCCCGAGGGTAGAGTACAGGATGAACAGCGCCATGCCCACTTGCAACGGCACCAGCCAGAGGTCGTGCATGTACCATGAGAAGATCCCGACGCGGTCGGCGTCGACACTGATGATGTTGATCATCTCGCCGCTCGTGCGGCTCTGCCTCGACTGGCTTGACAGCGCGAGGCCCTTCTGGTACACGACGGCAACAAGCGTGGAACGCGCGCGTATCCCCGCCTGCTGCAGCCGGAAGAACCAGTGGCGCTGCGACAGGCACTCGAATACCTTGGCGACAATGAACGCGAGGACAAGGAGCTGCCCCTTGCTCGCGTACCTCTCGTCGCCGTTGAGGTACTGCACCAGGGAGTCGATGAGGTACGGGCCAACGTAGGTGGCGACGTTATAGACCAGCGCGTAGAACGCGGTCACCGCGACGTGCCACCACACGGTGCGCAACAGGGCCTTAGTGAGCTTGAACGCCGTGACGGCCTTCCGGCCGGAGCCGGAGACGCCGCCCGCCAGCTCCTCGAGGTTGGCCTTGAACGTCGGGAGCAGGCTGGAGACGCtgtcaccggggtcgagccccgGGACGTCGTCCAGGCCGAGGGTCTTCTTGTGGCCGACGGCGAGGAGGGGGCCCATCCACGAGAAGGTGAGCACGCTGAAGAAACCGGCGCCGGTGAACCTGGACGCCTCGGCGTCGCTGCGGCTGTTACCGTCCGCCGTCTCATGCGCGCCGTTGAGCAGAGGCTCCTCGGCAGCagagccgcctccctccctcctgccTACGAACCCAGCGCAGAGCAGGACCACGGCAGCAGCAACCGAGACGGCGTCGAACACCCACGCGAACGCCGGCACCAGGAGCCCGTCGAGGCTCGTCGCCACGTGGTCGGCGACGGCCAGGATGGACAGCAGCAGGAAGAACGCCCACCAGAGCCTGAGCGGCGCCGGGAACCGCTCCTCGCGCCGCCGCCCGAAGTCGAACTGCAGGTACGCGGCGAGCAGCAGCCACGCCACCGCGCGCGCGGCCGCGTCCACGAGGCCCACCACCGCGTCACGCAACCACCCGGAGCCGGAGGTGGCGCCCAGGTAGCACGAGTAGGCCGCGAGAAGGACCTCGGCCGCCGCCAGGGCCCACGTGGCGCAGGCCGCGACCCCGTGGCACCGGAACCGGCCTCCGCCGCGGGGTCCGCCTCCACGCGCCTCCCCGTCCTTGGCGACGGAGAGGCCGCAGCGGCGGAACAGAAACCGCCCCGCAACTGCGAGCGCGAGGAGGACGTGGACCGCGGCGTCCACGCCGTGGAGGACGAGCGGCTCCAGGGAGAAGAAGAAGTAGAGGAGTGGGCCTTCGCCCGCCGGCGTCGCCGCCATCGCGGGCGCCGCGTAAGGCAGCGCGGCCGTGGACACTGGCATCTGGCGACGAGTGGCTGGGATGAGTGAGGCGGAGAGCGGGAGTGGGTTTATATAGGCGAGACGTCGCCGCGGGCGTCAACGGCCCCGAGGCCTCCTCACGGCGACGCCCCGCGGTGGCGGTCAAAGACGGCTGCCGCGCGCGCCTCTGGGCTCCTTGGAGTCCAAGGAACCGTCCCCCTCCCTCCCCAGTTCCCCCGCACCCACACCCCCCGGAAGAAAATTGTATGAGCGACGGGCGCACCGTGCGGCTGCTGCTCCCCTCGGCCGGATGGACGCCACGTATACGCGCCTTGCATCGGACGGCAGCCGGAAACTAGGCGGCTTGCGTGCGTTCCCGTCGGCTCCGCATCGGCTGACGACGGCACCAAATCGGCTCGTTTCAGTCGTGTTGAGGAATATTGAACGACGTGACCCAAAGTCACGTTGAATACGGATGCCGCCGCCAATGATCAGTGCCTTGCCCTAGAcgagttgccgccgccgccgctgtctcCGTGGATGAACCAGTAGACTCCATGGATGACGTTGGGGGCCAAGGAGGGATCGCAGCTGTTGACCcgatgggatcttcttctgtcatgGAGGATTCATGTGCATTAGAAATTGATGCTGTTGCTGGTCGTCGCGAAGATGAACAGGTAACACAGGCGCTGGTTATCTGTTCGAGTTGATGgagcttttcttttcttttcttttttcttttgatgaaacaaatgcaTTTTCTTCTATATTTCACAGAACACCACGGTTATGGTCGGTGTACAGACCATCGGCACCATTTCACACACTTTTGCACCCGTGGAGAATGAAGCACTTGATGAGGTAAAAAATCATATAAGTAACAAATTTGTCAGAAGATATGCTATTTTGTTTTTATTATAGTACACCTTCAATTAGCAATTGATTTGCAGGAGGTGGTTAATAAAGCTAGGCAAAATTTGATTATTCCTGAAGTTGGAATGACTTTTCAATCCGAGGAAAAAGCTTATGAGATGTACAACACCTATGCTGGCAAGATTGGATTCAGTGTTAGAAAGAGCAGGACAAAGCACCGCAAAGATGGTAGTTTATCTCAGAAATATATGGTTTGCAGTAGCCAAGGACAACGAGAAAATGAGTCATCACAAAAGGACATTACAAGGACGGGTTGTGATGCTCGTGTTCAGTTTAGTATCAGCAAGGGGGGGATTTGGACAGTGCAAAAGGTCATACAAGAGCACAATCATTATCTTGCTAGTCCAAATAAGTCACACAAGCTGAGATCCCAACGACAAGTTATTGAAGCAGACAGGAAACTAATTGGGCAGATACGGGAAGCTGGAATGAAGCCTTCCCAAGTTTATGAGTTCATGAAAGAGTTTTATGGTGGGGAAGAGAACTTACCTTTTgctaagatggattgctataatgaAATTGGTCGCGAGCGACGACAGTATTTAGAAGCCAATGATGCACAAACTTTATCTGAATACCTGAGAAATAAGCAGTTACAAGATCCTACATTTTTTTATGCTATTCAGGTAGACAAGAATGATGGCCGTATAGCAAATTTTTTTTGGACAGATGGTCAATCCATCATGGATTACAAATGCTTTGGTGATGCTGTGTCATTTGACACCACATTTCAAACTAATAAGTTCGAAATGCCTTTTGCTCCGATTCTTGGCACCAACCATCACAAGCAGACAATAATTTTTGGATGTGCACTTATATTTAATGAAtctatagaatcatttgtttggcTTTTTGAAACCTTCCTAACAGCTATGTCAGGAAAGCACCCAAGCACAATTTTCACTGATCAAGATGCGGCTATGGCAGGAGCAATTGCTTATGTATTCCCAAATACAAGGCACCGTCTTTGTTTGTGGCATATTTGCTTAAATGCTGCTAAACATCTGAGTCACGTAATTCATGAATCGAATAAGAATGAGTTGGATAAGAATGAGTCAGATAACAAGTTTCTATCTGATTTCAAAAAATGTGTGTACGAAGACAGATCTGAGACATACTTCATAGAGAAATGGCATGAATTGTTGGCCAAATACAACCTGGAGGAAAACTCATGGATGGCAAATCTATATGCTTTGAGGGCAAAGTGGGCTGCAGTATATCGCGACTCTTTTACAGCAGACATGAACTCGACCCAAAGGAGCGAAGGTATGAACAATGTCTTCAAGAAAAGATTTCGTAGAAAACTTGGTCTTTCGGAACTCCTTGTAGAATGTGACAAGGTTGCAGCTAGTCTCCGTGCAAATGAGTTGGATGCCGATTTTCAGTCCCGCCGAAAGAATCCAGTTACATATATTCCAAACCTACCTATGTTGAATACTGCAGCTGAATCATATACAAGGAGAATGTATTCAGAGTTTGAGGAAGAATTTAAAAGGCAATTTACATTGACTTGTGAATTGTTGAAAACTACGGGGACACACTTGACATTCTTTGTTAAGTATATGCAGTCTGACCATGGAGCAACAGTAGTATTGAACACTGAAGATTCCACCATTACATGCTCTTGCCGGATGTTTGAATCCATAGGTATATATACTACTACATTTCAATTTATACATTGTAAGGTGTAATATAGGTTTATTAATTAAATAGAAAACTATATCTTACAGGTTTATTATGTAAGCATGCTCTCAGAGTCTTTAATTTGAATGGAGTATACAATTTGCCATCGCAATATATACTGCCTAGATGGACAAAATATGTGAAAAATGGATTTTATATTGAAAAGCAAGGAACTGAGAAGGGAGATTTGAAATCACAGGCAGCACTTATATCTCGCCAGGCCACATCTCTTGCATTGAAGTGTTCGCCATCACAAAAACTTCTTGATAAATTGCAGAAAGCTCTACATGACTTCAACTTGGAAGTGGATACTTATCTAAGTGAGACACATGAAAAATCCGATGAGGTTCCTCCAGTTCCAAATGAATGTGTTCAAGATGCAGTAAATGGTAGAATATCATTTAAAATTCCTCAAGTAATAAAAGGTCCAAAGAATACACGTTTTAAAAATGTTGTTGAAAAGAAGtcagggaagaagaagaaatgtTCTCAGAAGAAAGGTACTGACCTGCCCAAAGAATACAATTTATGTCTACAAGTTTTTTAGAATATTGAACTATGTTTTATTGTAGGTGACGATCTGAAAAATAATGTTGTAGAAACAATAGATGAAAGTTCTGTTCCAAACCAAATAACAGTAAGATATTACCTATTTTCACAATTTATTCCCTTATAATTACAAGCATGATTTTCTGAACACTTTCTTATGCAATATATGACAGAATTTTAATGCTGGGCCATCTTCATCCATGGATGCTCCTTTCCTGCAAAGTGGATATGCTAATTCTACAATGGCACACTTCAATTTAACTCCAGAACCTTCTGCAATGGCTGCTCCATACATTCCAGGAGGATACACAAGTCTCTTAATGGGAGTTGATCAAGATGCTATAGTGCAAACCACTGTTAGGAAGTTATATTTTGATGGAGTGCAAAATCATGAATCTATGTAACTGTGCTCATTCGTTGTCAAGTGACCTTATGAAATGGAACATGTACATGTACAGTCTGTTGGCTTTGCTCTGAATAGGAACCTTACAGGTAGTGCTTATTCAGAATAATGCATTCCACAGAAACAATTATTAGATTATTCAGACATGCATTCCACTGCTGATTTCAGAACATCCAAATATATTTCAGACAAAAATCGCATTTTACAACTTGTCTAATTTCGACAACAAACGTCGAAACACAGAAACTTGGACCATGTTTCTGTTATATGAAACTAAGTTCTGAACTTGCAACCCTGACATAGAAAACAGCGAGCACCTATATGCTCTGGAAAATGAATATATACTATCAGCCAGTGCTACTCGTACAACTGATTTTGCAATTAAAAAAAGCACATGCCCAAGTGCATGATACAGCTAGTGTAAGGTAGCATGTTCCTTGGCAGATGACACTTGACCCATTCTCATCCTTCATCTGAAGATCGACATGATGCTTGACGAGCAAATAGCATTACAGTTGAGTCTGCTTGCCCTTCATTGTCCTGAACATGATAGACAGTTAAGTTCAGTTGATTCAGTTCATTCAACAATGAGCAATCAAGTGTCAGTACAGGAATCACCTTGGTGGAGCCAGTCGTGGTGGACGGCGAGGACGCCCAGGCATAGGCTCAGGTCGCTAGGACCGGGACGACGCCGCAGAGCTCTGGATCTCGTCCCaatctgccgccgccgcctctgaaGCTCCTCCCAATCCGTCTCCGCCACTCCCATCTCCCTATCCTCTCCCTTTCTATCTGCGCGGGCGAGCACTGCTCCAGGTGCCGCAGCAGACGTGCCTCGCCGTGCCATCCTCGCGACCTCCTCGCCGTGGTCTTCCCCGGACACCGCAGGTACTCCGGCGACGGCGGAGTCAGACGAGAGGAAAGGGTCACGATAAGGATCGATTTTGGGCTGAGCCGTTGGGCAATGCGGAGCCGATGGGAAGGGCACACAAGCCGCGATGCGGAGCCGACGGGAACGCACACAAGCCGCCTAGTTTCCGGCTGCCGTCCGATGCAAGGCGCGTATACGTGGCGTCCATCCGACAGAGGGGAGCAGCAGCCGCACGGTGCGCCCGTCGCTCATACAATTTTCTTCCCACCCCACCCGTGGGGAAGAATCGAACGGCGCGCGTGCCGTGTCTCGCTGCCGGACCGCGACGGCGGTGGGCAGTAGGAGTAACTTTTTACGGCGTGGCGACGTGGCCCGGTTGGACTGCTAGCTATTTTTTACGGCGGAGAGAAGGGTTAAAGGAGTGCGGTAAGAAAGGATTACGGGATCTCTCGGTTCTGATTTCCTAATGACGCAGGACGATGCGTTTTGTTTGTTTAGAAGAAGATTATTAGTTTATTACTCCAGGATGGGAAGGTGGTTATTCTCGAGGGCTTGCGGATTTGTCGCTGCTCGTCGTCTCCCGGGCGGAGAGATCTTTTGCGCGCTTCTCCAAAAATAAAGCAGAGCGCATTGGCCGAGCGGGCAGTTGAGAGAAGCTGCGCCGTGGATTCCGCAAGCAAAATCGGAGAAACACTGTAACGTGACTCTGGATGAATAATGAATTTCGGTCGGTCGTTCCCAACTGGATAGATCAGAGCTCATGCGAATGGATGTACAGTAAAACCAGCATAGTGACATTGTTGCAATAATTTACATGTCCGTCTCATATGagtatccaagttaggctccgtttggcagggctttttCACTGGCTTCAGGAGTCGTTTGGAGCTGTTTTCTACCAAAtagggtaaagtaaaatagcttcacttgtgaagcccctaaaaacatgctctcacagtgattttgagtgggatggagccaaaaaaaaaaagtggcttctcccggctcctcctccaggcccctaaaaacatgctctcacagggaagccattttgccaaacggtttaccaaaaccgttTCAGCTCCACCGGTataactgttcgtggagctgaagcaaaaaaaaaatggcttcactagtgaagtgaagccctgccaaacggggccttaatcaACCTGTACTATGGTGTCACTTGAATCTCTAACTCTCGAATTTTGATGACGATCCAGGTCAGGGGCGGGGGCGCTATGGCCGGAGTTCGTCGGAGGTCGCCATGGCTGCATGCGAGAGGGCGGGGGAGAGgggaaggaggaggtcgccgcgaGCGGTAGGTCTCGTCGGAGCTCCGATGAGACTCTACCGCCCACGGCAGGGCGGTAGTCGCCTGGGCGGTGGAGGCAGGGGGCCTCGCGCCGGCTCTGGAGGGGGTTGAGGGCGGCGTCGCCGGAGCTAAGCAAGGTGAGGATGAGGAGGCGGCAGGGAAGCattggaggaggaagaagaagaagaagaagatgcatGCGAGGCGAGAAAGAAGATAAGGTGAGGAGGCGTGCGGGCGGAAAGAAAGAGGCATGCACATACATAGTGTAGTACTGCCCTTAATCTTTGAACTTACGCAAAAATAGTGTCACCTAGTAGCGAATTCATAGGTTAACACACAATTAGCATACCAACATTATTCAATGTTAAGGCACTGTTCACCAAGACACGAGTTACCATCATTTTggtaactttgctttaatgacGAAATCGGAGAAGCGCGTTGAGATTAGTGCATGACGGGACAAGTAATATATAGATGACAGAATATATGCATACGGGATTACGGGAGCTTCAAAACTCTGATGACGATCGAAGATCTCACCTTCAAAATTGGGACAATGCTGCACACGTCAAAAGATAAAACCAGTCGCTGGCGAAACTGActtgaattaaaaaaaaaaaaggaggcaAGGCCAATAGCAAAGCTATATTCAGAATGGTCCCATGTATTGCAACTTTGCTTCTATGGCTAGTTTTGAGCGGTAGCGCCCTCCGTGTCAGCATTTTCTTTCTCTGGCTAGTTTTGAGTACGCAGTAGTAGTGGAGGGCTCGGTTTACGCTTTTCGGTCCAAAAATCATCATCTTTTAGGATTCCGTATAGGTGCCTTGCATTTCCTCTGGATCGGCTGGCTGCCGAAAGCCGATGCAGCGGGGCTCTGAAGATCAGAAAAAAATCTAAGGATTGAGAGATACTCTGAAAAAGGTACAATTTGTTAAGGGCCTATTTAATATTTAGAACTAAAGTTTAGGTAGACAAAAATTTAGTTTTGACTATAGAATTTAGGTTGCTAAAATTTAGTTCAGTGTTGTTTAGATACATGACTAAAAGAAAGTAGTTTTTTTTTAACAAAGATTTATATAGTCTGCATTAGCCAACTAATGAAGTAATTGCTAGTTAGGCACAAAAAAAAAGATTAGTTCACTTTTAGTCAACCTGTTTGGATAtcta
Encoded proteins:
- the LOC136532830 gene encoding ABC transporter C family member 3-like, with translation MPVSTAALPYAAPAMAATPAGEGPLLYFFFSLEPLVLHGVDAAVHVLLALAVAGRFLFRRCGLSVAKDGEARGGGPRGGGRFRCHGVAACATWALAAAEVLLAAYSCYLGATSGSGWLRDAVVGLVDAAARAVAWLLLAAYLQFDFGRRREERFPAPLRLWWAFFLLLSILAVADHVATSLDGLLVPAFAWVFDAVSVAAAVVLLCAGFVGRREGGGSAAEEPLLNGAHETADGNSRSDAEASRFTGAGFFSVLTFSWMGPLLAVGHKKTLGLDDVPGLDPGDSVSSLLPTFKANLEELAGGVSGSGRKAVTAFKLTKALLRTVWWHVAVTAFYALVYNVATYVGPYLIDSLVQYLNGDERYASKGQLLVLAFIVAKVFECLSQRHWFFRLQQAGIRARSTLVAVVYQKGLALSSQSRQSRTSGEMINIISVDADRVGIFSWYMHDLWLVPLQVGMALFILYSTLGLASLAALGATVVVMLANVPPGRMQEKFQQKLMDCKDVRMKATSEILRNMRILKLQGWEMKFLSKIIELRKTETNWLKKYLYTSTLVTFVFWGAPTFVAVVTFGACMLMGIPLESGKVLSALATFRVLQEPIYNLPDTISMVIQTKVSLDRIASFLCLEELPTDAVQRLPNGSSDVAIEVTNGCFSWDASPELPTLKDLNFQAQQGMRVAVCGTVGSGKSSLLSCILGEIPKLSGEVKICGMTAYVSQSAWIQSGKIQDNILFGKEMDMDKYERVLESCSLKKDLEILPFGDQTVIGERGINLSGGQKQRIQIARALYQEADIYLFDDPFSAVDAHTGSHLFKECLLGALSSKTVVYVTHQIEFLPAADLILVMKDGKIAQAGKYNEILGSGKEFMELVGAHKDALAELDTIDAANVSNEGSPSRGTAKLTRALSSAEKKDKQDEGNNQSGQLVQEEEREKGKVGFWVYWKYLTLAYKGALVPLVLLGQLLFQVLQIGSNYWMAWAAPVSKDVEPPVSMSTLIYVYIALAVGSSLCVLLRALFLVTASYKTATLLFDKMHMSIFRAPMSFFDSTPSGRILNRASTEQSEVDTSIAYQMGSVAFAVIQLVGIIAVMSQVAWQVFVVFIPVVATCFWYQRYYIDTARELQRLVGVCKAPIIQHFAESITGSTTIRSFGKENQFVSANSHLMDAYSRPKFYNAGAMEWLCFRLDVLSSLTFAFSLIFLINLPTGFIDPGIAGLAVTYGLNLNMLQAWVVWSMCTLENKIISVERILQYISIPAEPPLSMSEDKLAHNWPSEGEIQLHDLHVKYAPQLPFVLKGLTVTFPGGLKTGIVGRTGSGKSTLIQALFRIVDPTIGQILIDSVDICTIGLHDLRSRLSIIPQEPTMFEGTVRSNLDPLGEYTDSQIWEALDCCQLGDEVRRKEHKLDSPVIENGENWSVGQRQLVCLGRVILKRSKILVL
- the LOC136532831 gene encoding protein FAR1-RELATED SEQUENCE 5-like, which encodes MYNTYAGKIGFSVRKSRTKHRKDGSLSQKYMVCSSQGQRENESSQKDITRTGCDARVQFSISKGGIWTVQKVIQEHNHYLASPNKSHKLRSQRQVIEADRKLIGQIREAGMKPSQVYEFMKEFYGGEENLPFAKMDCYNEIGRERRQYLEANDAQTLSEYLRNKQLQDPTFFYAIQVDKNDGRIANFFWTDGQSIMDYKCFGDAVSFDTTFQTNKFEMPFAPILGTNHHKQTIIFGCALIFNESIESFVWLFETFLTAMSGKHPSTIFTDQDAAMAGAIAYVFPNTRHRLCLWHICLNAAKHLSHVIHESNKNELDKNESDNKFLSDFKKCVYEDRSETYFIEKWHELLAKYNLEENSWMANLYALRAKWAAVYRDSFTADMNSTQRSEGMNNVFKKRFRRKLGLSELLVECDKVAASLRANELDADFQSRRKNPVTYIPNLPMLNTAAESYTRRMYSEFEEEFKRQFTLTCELLKTTGTHLTFFVKYMQSDHGATVVLNTEDSTITCSCRMFESIGLLCKHALRVFNLNGVYNLPSQYILPRWTKYVKNGFYIEKQGTEKGDLKSQAALISRQATSLALKCSPSQKLLDKLQKALHDFNLEVDTYLSETHEKSDEVPPVPNECVQDAVNGRISFKIPQVIKGPKNTRFKNVVEKKSGKKKKCSQKKGDDLKNNVVETIDESSVPNQITNFNAGPSSSMDAPFLQSGYANSTMAHFNLTPEPSAMAAPYIPGGYTSLLMGVDQDAIVQTTVRKLYFDGVQNHESM